The window AAGGGTCCTCCTGCGTCGCCTTCAGCGACAGGGAGACACGCTCGCGGTCGAAGTCGACGTCGAGCACCTCGACGGTGACCTCCTGGCCCACCTCGACAACCTCGGAGGGGTGGTCGATGTGCTTCCAGGACAGCTCGGAGACGTGCACCAGACCATCGACGCCGCCGAGGTCCACGAACGCACCGAAGTTGACGATCGAGGAGACGACACCCGGGCGCACCTGGCCCTTCTGCAGCGTCTGCAGGAAGGTCGAGCGAACCTCGGACTGCGTCTGCTCGAGCCAGGCACGGCGCGAGAGCACGACGTTGTTCCGGTTCTTGTCGAGCTCGATGATCTTGGCCTCGATCTCCTTGCCGACGTACGGCTGGAGGTCGCGGACACGACGCATCTCCACGAGGGAGGCGGGGAGGAAGCCGCGCAGGCCGATGTCGAGGATCAGGCCGCCCTTGACGACCTCGATGACGGTGCCGGTGACGACGCCGTCCTCTTCCTTGATCTTCTCGATCGTGCCCCAGGCGCGCTCGTACTGTGCGCGCTTCTTGGACAGGATCAGACGGCCTTCCTTGTCCTCCTTCTGGAGGACCAGGGCCTCGACGGCGTCACCGACGGCGACAACCTCGCCAGGGTCGACGTCGTGCTTGATCGAGAGCTCCCGGGACGGGATCACACCCTCGGTCTTGTAGCCGATGTCAAGAAGGACCTCGTCGCGGTCCACCTTGACGATCGTGCCTTCGACGATGTCCCCATCGTTGAAGTACTTGATGGTGGCGTCGATGGCAGCAAGGAAGTCCTCCTCGGTGCCGATGTCGTTGATGGCAACCTGGGGTGCGGACTTCGCAGGGGTGGAGATGGTCATTGAGTTCGATGCTCCGATGCGGACATGGCGTAGTACGGACAGGGACTGATGGGGCTGTGCTTGGGTGGGGCCGATGGTCGCCAAAGGGCGCACGGCACCGCCAGCCATCCTAGTGGCGCTGCGGCGCCCTGGTCAACGCGAGCTCAGGGCGCCGTGCAGGGTCCAGAGAGGTGCTCGGTGCGGACTTCAGAGCGCGAGCTCCAGGTCCTTGCCCGGGATCGCGTCGAGCAGCGCTCGCGTGTAGTCCGTGCTCGGCGAGTCGAACACCGTGTCGACGGTCCCCTCCTCGACCACGCGGCCCTCTTGCATCACCAGCACGCGGTCCGCGATCTGCCGCACGACGGCGAGGTCGTGCGTGATGAAGAGGTAGGTGAGCCCCAGCTCCTCCTGCAGGCCGGCGAGCAGCTGCAGGATCTGCGCCTGGACCACTACGTCGAGCGCCGAGACGGCCTCGTCGCAGACCACGAGCTCGGGCGACAGCGCGAGCGCGCGGGCGATCGCGACCCGCTGCCGCTGGCCGCCGGACAGCTCGGCGGGGAACCGACGCAGGTGGCCCTTGCTGAGCGCCACCTGGTCGGCGAGCTCCTCCACGCGAGCCCGGCGGGCCGCGGCGTCACCGTAGGAGTGCGCACGCAGCGGCTCCTCGATCGCGCGGTACACCGAGTAGAGCGGGTCGAGCGACGAGTACGGGTCCTGGAACACGGGCTGCACCCGGCGCCGGTAGGCGATCTGGTCCCGGTGGTTGCCCGCGCCCACGAGGCCGCCGTCGAACGTGATGGAGCCGGTGGTGGGCTTCTCGATGTCGAGGATCATCCGGGCCAGCGTCGACTTGCCCGAGCCCGACTCCCCCACCACGGCGACCGTGGAGCCGCGCGGGATGTCGAGGCTGACCCCGTCCACGGCGGTGAAGTCCTTGCTCCGGGACAGCAGGCCGCTGCCGCGGATGGAGAAGACCTTGCTCACGTCCTTGACGGAGACCAGGACGTCAGCCCCGTCCGCGCCGTCGGCGGCGACGTCCTCGCCGCGGGCCAGCAGGGCGTCGTCGAGCACGTCGTCGAGGCCGCGCTCGCGCGCGATCTCGATGCGGCGCGAGGCGAGCGACGGGGCCGCCGCCATGAGCCGCTTCGTGTACTCGTGCTGCGGCGCGGTGAGCACCTTGCGGGCCGGCCCCTGCTCCACGATCTCGCCGTGGTACATGACCACCACGACGTCGGCGCGCTCGGCCGCGAGGCCGAGGTCGTGCGTGATCAGCAGCACCGCGGTGCCGAGCTCCTGCGTCAGGCCGGCGAGCTGGTCCAGGATGCCGCGCTGCACGGTGACGTCCAGGGCGGAGGTCGGCTCGTCCGCGACGAGCAGCGCCGGGCGGCCTGAGAGGCCCATGGCGATGAGCGCGCGCTGGCGCATGCCGCCGGAGAACTCGTGCGGGTACTGGGAGGCCCGGCGCCGGGCGTCCGGCAGACCGACCTCTTCGAGCAGCTCGACCGTGCGCGTGCGCGCGTCACGCCGGGTCCGCAGGCCGTTGTCGATCAGGCCCTCGTCGATCTGCTGCCCGATCCGCATGATCGGGTCGAGGTTGGTCATCGGGTCCTGGGGCACGAGGCCAAGCTCCGTGCCCCGCAGCTGCGCCATCCGCTGCGCGGACACGTGGCCCAGGTCCTCGTCCTTGAACCAGATGTGGCCCTCGGCCACGGACCCGTTGCTCGCCAGCAGGCCCAGCACCGCCATCGCCAGGGTGGTCTTGCCGGAACCCGACTCCCCCACGACCGCGACGGTCTGGCCGCGCCGGATCGTCAGGTTCGCGCCTGCGACGGCGCGCGCGGCGCCGCCCTCGGTCCGGAAGTCGACGCACAGGTCCTCGACGCGCAGGACGACGTCGTCGGGAGTCTTCTTGTCAGGGGTGTCGCTCATCGTCGGGTCCTGTTCCGGGGGTCGAGGGCCTCGCGCAGGCTCTCGCCCACGAGGGTGAAGCCGAGGGCCGTCACGGCGATGCAGATACCGGGCAGGATCGCGAGCCGCGGTGCGACCGCCAGCTCCTGCTGCGCGGCCGTCAGCATGCGACCCCACTCGGCCGTGGACGGCTCGCCGCCGCCCAGGCCCAGGAAGGAGAGCGCGGCGGCCTCGATGACGGCAGTCGCCAGGGTCAGCGTGGCCTGCACGATGACGGGGCCGACGCTGTTGGGCAGCACGTGGCTCATCGTCACCGAGCGCCGGCTCAGGCCCAGCGCTGACGCGGCCAGCACGTAGTCCTGGCCGCGCTGCGCGAGCATCGAGCCGCGCAGCAGCCGGGCGAAGATCGGGATCTGCACCACACCGATGGCGATGATCACCGACATCGACGACTGGCCCGCGATCGCGGCGATCGACACGGCCAGGAGCAGCGACGGCACGGACAGCATGAGATCCACGAGGCGCATCGCGGCGAAGTCGACCCACTTGCCGAACCAGCCCGCGAGCAGGCCCAGCGCCATACCGCCGGCGAGGCCGAACAGCGTGGACAGGACACCGACCAGGAGCGAGGCCCGCGCACCCCAGATCAGC is drawn from Promicromonospora sp. Populi and contains these coding sequences:
- the rpsA gene encoding 30S ribosomal protein S1, with amino-acid sequence MTISTPAKSAPQVAINDIGTEEDFLAAIDATIKYFNDGDIVEGTIVKVDRDEVLLDIGYKTEGVIPSRELSIKHDVDPGEVVAVGDAVEALVLQKEDKEGRLILSKKRAQYERAWGTIEKIKEEDGVVTGTVIEVVKGGLILDIGLRGFLPASLVEMRRVRDLQPYVGKEIEAKIIELDKNRNNVVLSRRAWLEQTQSEVRSTFLQTLQKGQVRPGVVSSIVNFGAFVDLGGVDGLVHVSELSWKHIDHPSEVVEVGQEVTVEVLDVDFDRERVSLSLKATQEDPWQTFARTHAIGQVVPGKVTKLVPFGAFVRVEDGIEGLVHISELAVRHVELPEQVVTVGAEVFVKVIDIDLERRRISLSLKQANEGVDPESEDFDPALYGMAAEYDEAGNYKYPDGFDPETNEWLDGFETQREAWEAEYAKAHERWTAHRKQVAEALTADTEASTEAPASAPAGGSSSSGGSTTYSSAPVEEVGTLASDEALAALREKLTGN
- a CDS encoding ABC transporter permease, giving the protein MSAGELPVTGGAAAEPLHTSIHGDGPDGPDRAGEGVWARAWRTLRKNPVAIAGFVIVAAFVLVALLAPLLAPYGPSELPGRADVRPTMIPGPSSDYLLGLDRYGGDVLSKLIWGARASLLVGVLSTLFGLAGGMALGLLAGWFGKWVDFAAMRLVDLMLSVPSLLLAVSIAAIAGQSSMSVIIAIGVVQIPIFARLLRGSMLAQRGQDYVLAASALGLSRRSVTMSHVLPNSVGPVIVQATLTLATAVIEAAALSFLGLGGGEPSTAEWGRMLTAAQQELAVAPRLAILPGICIAVTALGFTLVGESLREALDPRNRTRR
- a CDS encoding dipeptide ABC transporter ATP-binding protein, with the translated sequence MSDTPDKKTPDDVVLRVEDLCVDFRTEGGAARAVAGANLTIRRGQTVAVVGESGSGKTTLAMAVLGLLASNGSVAEGHIWFKDEDLGHVSAQRMAQLRGTELGLVPQDPMTNLDPIMRIGQQIDEGLIDNGLRTRRDARTRTVELLEEVGLPDARRRASQYPHEFSGGMRQRALIAMGLSGRPALLVADEPTSALDVTVQRGILDQLAGLTQELGTAVLLITHDLGLAAERADVVVVMYHGEIVEQGPARKVLTAPQHEYTKRLMAAAPSLASRRIEIARERGLDDVLDDALLARGEDVAADGADGADVLVSVKDVSKVFSIRGSGLLSRSKDFTAVDGVSLDIPRGSTVAVVGESGSGKSTLARMILDIEKPTTGSITFDGGLVGAGNHRDQIAYRRRVQPVFQDPYSSLDPLYSVYRAIEEPLRAHSYGDAAARRARVEELADQVALSKGHLRRFPAELSGGQRQRVAIARALALSPELVVCDEAVSALDVVVQAQILQLLAGLQEELGLTYLFITHDLAVVRQIADRVLVMQEGRVVEEGTVDTVFDSPSTDYTRALLDAIPGKDLELAL